The sequence below is a genomic window from Humulus lupulus chromosome 3, drHumLupu1.1, whole genome shotgun sequence.
AATATCAGTATGTTCAAGATTGTAACTTCGAACTAGGATTTCTGGTCTCAATTAAACTGTGACCAATCTCTCTTGTAACCTTCCTTGCCATTGCCAGCTCTCTAATTTCCATTGAAGTTGAAAACTCCCCAACTTCAGAGTAAAAGTTCGAAACTTGCAAACAAATTGCAGGATTCTCTGGTTCAAGCTCCATCAAGACTTTGGCTGCTCGTCTTCCCATTTTTTCATTCTTATGTACCCTGCAACTTCGTAAGAACGAGCTCCACATCATTGAGTTTTCGTTTCCCTGTGCCTTAATTAACAGCTCCTCAGCTTCATCTAGCAAGCCTGCGCGGCCTAAAAGATCAACCATACATGAATAATGCTGCCGATCAGGGCAAATTCCATATGAAGTTTTCATTGAATCAAACAGCATTTTTCCTTCTTTCACCAACCCAGAATGGTTGCACCCTGCTAATGCACACAAAAATGTCACTTTATCAGGTTTCAGACCCTTATGGATCATTGCTTGGAATAAATTAAGACCTTCACTTCCCATTCCATTCTGGGCGTATCCATTGATGATTGATGTAAAACATATGGTGCTTGGTGTTTGAAGTTGTTCAAATACCATTCGAGAGTAATTGATATGACCGCATTTTGAATATGCATCAATCAGAGAGCAGGAAACTGCGAGATCAGATTCAAGTCCTAATTTTACTGCACAACAGTGCACCATCTTGAAACTTGCTAAGCTTGTCAAAACAGAGACTGATAATGCTTTCAGGGTTGTGGAGAGAGTCACTTCGTCAGTTCCAATTCCCTCATCAACCATCAAACCAAACATTTCAACCACATCTCCAGTACAGCCACAATGCATCAAAGATGTCATTAACGAGTTACAGCACTCGAGAGTTCTTTCTTTAACATTTTCATATATGGCAACCGATCTCTCTATGTCACCGCATTTGCCATACATATTTATCAAAGCAGATTGGATATGAGCACTTCTACTGTCAAATCCCAATTTCATTGCATAAGAATGAATCTGCTTCCCAAATCCAATATTCTTGGTTCCACTAGCTGAATTCAGTAGTCCCACGAGTGAACGGATCGATGGTCTATTCCCCCAAAACTGCATCCCAGAAAATACTTTAATAGAATCAAGAAGTAATCCATTATTGGCATAGACCCACACCATTGAGTTCCATGAAATCACATCCTTTAACGGTATATCTTCAAATGCTTTTCTTGCATCAATCAAGTTCTCCCAATCAGAGTATAAATCCACCAAGGCGTTGGCCACAAACACATTCAACTCCACCCAGCCAAGCTTAATAGCATGACAATGTAGCTGCTTTCCTTCATCCACGAATGACCCTCCATTACAACAACCACGAATCAAATAAGAGAAAGTAAGCCCATTGCACTGAACACCAGCCCACTTCATCCTAAAGTACAATCCCAACATCTTCTCCACTCGACCCACTTCACATAACCCGCGTAGAACCAAATTCCAAGTCTCTAAATTTCGTTCAGGCAATTCATCAAACATCTCGAGAGCCACATTTTCTTGTCCCATTTGCAGATAAAAATTAATAAGAGAGCTGCCCACAAACAAGTTCAAgccaaaacccatcaaaacagCCCTACAATGAACTTGACCCCCTTCGGCATAAAACCCAGCATCAGTACATACACCCAATACAGAGGAAAACGTGGACGCACTTTCACGAATTCCACGAGAAACCATTTCCGTATAAAACCCAAAAGACTCTTTCAGAAGGCCATAACGGCGGTACCCGGAAATTATCAAGTTATACGAAACAACGTCATAGAGCGGCGTTTCATCGAACACTTCAAGAGCAGAATCAAGGTCCCCGGTTTTGAAAAAACTGTCAATTGCTCTGTTCTTCGAATATACTTTATCATTGTCGTTGACTTGACAGTAAGATTCTAAACTCAGAGAAGACGAGGTTGCTAAGACTCTGGCTGTACCGTACTTGGGTCCAAATGTCGTTATCTTCCGTACAAAGGACAGTAACATTGGACTTGCTAATAAAGCTTGGAAATAACTTCCAAAGCAAAACTGGCTGGTGGTGGTCACTGCCCACCGGCTTAGGTtgcttgaatttttttattaatattatttttaatgttACCATTAAAGATAACATCTGGTTTTACACGCAAATAATTGTACTCTTGCTTTTAGAGAAGGGTGGTTTTCTGTTTAAGACAATGTTAATGGAACAAAGAAAAAGCATCCCAACCCCCTCTTTGCTTAGCTTCAAATTTACACATAAATGGAAAGAAACTATATTGTTAAAGGTATATATAAATACTCATGAATCATGTTCATTCTTATTCAATAAAAAATTGACATACATTTTCAAAGCAAGGATAGTTTCATATGGACTGGTACGAAGAAATTTATTCAAACCATATAAATTGGAACACTTAATGAAACACGTAACATTAACATGTTGCAGCAATGGCCTCCAAGAGGTTTACTACAAAACCCATCTGGGTTTCTTCATTGATGCTTGAAAAGAGAGGCACATGCACAAATAAGGACTTGTGACCCTTTTGCTCAGCGAACCGGAGAGAGTGATAGTACACATAGTTACACACAAAGCGGCCAGCATCGTCTGATATTGTCACGTCATAACCTTTCTTCTTCAAAAGTTTCTGAATTTCCTTAGTGGAGCAGCAAGTCTTTTCAGAAGAGATGTTGAAATTGAGTAGTTAGTACATGTAAATTCCAGTTGAATGTGAAAAAGAGGAAAGAGGGAAAGAATCCCAGGTTGGGAACACCATCACATGGCTAGAAAAATTGGCTGGCATAGGTTTGTGAAGATTGGATTTAAGCATTTATCTCTCTTTAAGATAATCACTTAATTTTGATCTTGTTTTAAAGTAAGATAGGATTAGATTGGAATAGATTTCAGTTTGAGTGCAGCTCTTAGATCATCAATGCCTTGATGAGGTGCTCttcatttgaaaaaaatatatatatgcatatgtatGTGTGTATAGAAGATAAAATACCTCTCTTGCAAGAGAAGTTCCTCCATCTTCAGAGACTATAGGGACTTGCTGTAATTAgagaaaattaaacaaaattcaGTACATATCAAACCCAATTGATAATGAAATTACGAAAAAGAAATTTATAACATGGATTAGTGACATTACAAAGAAAGAAGAAGCAGGTTCACCTGGGGACTCCATCCTAGCTCATCTGGACAACAGAAGGTGGCTTCATTTACGGCCTTCATCTCAATGGCGAACTTTGTTTCCCCATTATCCACTCCCAAGTGAAGCTGAATAAGcaatgaaaggaaaaaaaaatactcTATTAACTTACTCAAAGCTTAATTGAGAATCTAATCTCCCACTAACAAATATGTATCACCTCAATAACCAAGAATATTCTTTCAAATGGTTTTGTTATTGGCAAACTGCTCCAACAATATCATGAAAACAGGCCCTCAGAACAGAACATCAATGTGCAGAGAACCATCTAATTATAACATTGGTCTTGAAATCTCCACAagatatgatcatttcatttcaGTCCAAAAATAAACGCTGTTGAAGCGTAAAATAATAGATAGGATTAAAAAGTGAATTGTGCAAGAATGACGATGATACATAGTTTTTATTACAAGAGTGTCATGAAGAAAGCTTACATAAACAAACAAGCTTTGTCAGATAACACGCGTGACATTTTAACCTTCTTTTGCAAACTACATCTCGCATCCTAGCATTTTCTTACAAGTTACATTTTAGCTTCGTTAGCAAACAGTCCTGGCCTATAAAAGGACGGCCAACAGAAGCAacgaaggagagaaagaaaggaagataAGATCCACACTTATCATTAGCGTGTCTCTCCATAAACTAGCTCTTTTTAGCCTAAACCAACTTTTATGAGACAAACTAGGTCATCATAACTACATCACGCCTTCTCACcctaacatatataaatatatttccaACCTTGTACAAGACTGACTACAAACtctattattgatatattttcAATTTTTCATAATCTAGCTACCATAagattatatatagatatatttccaaccttgcataacctagcttattataagataatataTATTTCCAACCTTGCATAACCTAGCTTGCTACAAATTCATATGTGTTTCCAAGCTTGCATAATCTAGCTTACTacaaaattactccaaactagcTATATTCAGCAAAATAAACATCCTAAGATACAAAAAGTATCTCTCTAAACTCCTTTAAGCGATAAAGATGATGAGTTATGCTTCTTTTATTGTAATCTTCTATTAATAATAAGAAGACAATTCTTGCTACCCTAGATGTAGGCAATTATGGTACATATAGTGGTTCATAAATgtgttgttttttaattttattttattttatttattcatcCCGAGTATATCATCGATAATTTATTATATTGTTTATATTGTTATTAAATGTTCAGCTAGAACCCTGAACAAACGGCAATGATCTAACcacaattataatttttttaaggcAAAAACCATCTGATTCCCAATAACCCAATTCATATCAGTCTTAAGTTGATAAGATCTGAGAATGAAAATACTAACCCATACAACTTGCTTATTGTCTTTAGAGACAGCCGATTCCATGGTGTTGAGAAGGAATGGCAGGGCACCATCTCCAGCAGTTTCAAGAACAGTACAACTCCCAAGAGTAACACCAGCAGACAAGCCTCTGCTCTCAACAAAATCCTTGAGATTATTGACTATAATTTCAGTGGGATTTTCAGGAACCCCTTGGAATTTCTTGAAGCCAGTCACATGAACCACTACACCCTTTGGCGCTTCAGAACCCATTTCCTCGCTTTGAACACGAATACAGTTCCCAATTTTCGCTAAATGTTTATATATGTGTGTTCTTCGGTAGCTGAAACTGAAACCAAGTCAACACAACACAAGCCTGAAAACTTACAAACTTCTTTATATGTACTCAAGTAACACAAAATCCTTTCAAAAGTCAAAACCCATGATCGATCGAATCAAACTAAGCAATTAAACCTACAAACTGATTACTAAATCCGATTATTGATATTAATAGAAATTGAACATAAGTATATATAATCCATACCATACCAGTGAGAGAGTTACCGAGTGAGGAATCAAAGTTGAGTTTTTTCGCCTCGAAATAAAAGAAACTACCAATAcgaaaaggaaagaaaatgagAATACAAATATTCTTAGTTACATGAGATCTGAATGGAATGATTGTTCGTGAACGTGGGAATTCACAAGAAAAGTATCAAAGTTAAAGTTGCTTAACCATAATTAAGGTTCCTGTAACGAGCTATTTAAAATATAAGAAATGTTTGGATGTTTACAAATTACTAATGTCATTTACAAAATAATTAGTAattcaatattatttaaaattaatagtaATTATTACACTCAATTTTTTATGTAGTTATAAGAGCAATCCTAATCCTAATGGCTCTTTAAAATAGCTATTTTTTACAAATATAGCTAAAATATGGTAAAATGGTTCTTTATCAAACAAGAtactctaaattttttttttagctcAATATACTATTCACTATTTACTTGAGATAACTATTCAttcatttataaattttttttttctaacttacgtatatatatgtttgatattaggaataatattatatggttttagtaattttttaaaacttatatacatattatcattttatattttgttataatAATTATACTgagtattatatttaaattttgtattaatttatattttatttattttgaaataatctaaaataaagtataattatattttgatattatatatggataaatatcataaatattaaaagatattattgataatgagacaaaaaatttaaaatgaataaaaaaatattaaaaaaataatatttaaataatataaagaaaaataaaaatggtgTATGGTGTAATGTATAAATTAGAAGTAAAATAGATAAAGTATTGATTTAATGAGATATTTTAGAGgataaagaaatatatttattataaggGCTCTAAGAATTAAAATGTATAACTGACACCCTCAGCTAACTCAAATTATATAATTATTGTGTAATTATATAATTAGACTAATTTCCTGATTCGAATAATCATCCGAATTACaatcaattataattataaagtaaatttccaatcacaacattaatACTCTTCCACTCCCAATTTGATACTATCTTTTATTAATCTAAaaacccaaaaaagaaaaaaatatatattttatgacGAGATATGTACAATGTAGAAGAGATTGTTCTGACTTCTGTAGTacattttttaatgattttttttatccTAAATTCATCACCTGGCCTCAGTTCTACCTAAATTTCATCAAGGTAGATGAGCAATTTATTGGACGGTACTTTTGTTTTTTTCATCATTTGACGTTATCCtaaattgtactatgtgaatcaATTTAATACTCTTCAAAGAAAAAAAGTCAATATAATACTATAGTTAAGTGCACCGGAATTATTTTGTATTATTGATTAAATGTATGGATAGAAACGAAATAAATGTTTTTTGAAATTGTGGATGTAATATAATGAAGTATAAATATTTTTCTTCTCAGTTTTGATCAATTCTTACTAAAAAGAGAAAgacttttgttttgtttgttcCACCCTTACCCTATGTTCGGTGGAGAAAAGAAGTGAGAGGAACGAAAatagtttggaaaaaaaaaaaagagttgtttatcccttatttgaattttggattttaagaggaaaaaataataaattttagaagatttttaatttttttattggatttaataaaatttaaacgCAATATATTGtatgaatattattataaatttattaaaaaaattataaaattttagaaaaatatactccttaatttttttaaattatttaataaaatttcaagattaaaaaatattaaatgagATTCACTATTTTATTTTGGTAAGAAAATTAGAGAAAAAGCTTTAGTCCGAGAAGACTACTAGAGAGTTCCATCATCATCCATCCTTAACTAGAGAATTCCACCACAATATATAATGTGACTCGACTCGTAAATTCTCTCATGATTTTCCGTCATAATTtgtagagtaatgatatgtgcatttAAAATATACACTTAAATATTATACACAGTGATATAGTTGTTTAGtttagctaatcatatttattaaaactaGGACTTACTATTTTAAAAAGTATGACGTGTGGCACATTACttgtatataatatttaaatacatatttttagtgcacatatcattactctaatGTATAAggtaaaaagaaagaaagaaaaaggagggATTGGTTGGTGTTAGAGTGTGGAATATGCGATTAGAAGTAGAATGGGTGCATATTAAGAACTATAGGTTGTCTCTCAAAATTAATTGGTAATGAGTAGAGTAACAATGcttttatgtattgtttaatgtACTTACATATTTTTCGTGTGGGAGTattttccctatttttcttaaaATCTCTCTCAAGATAGTGGCTATTTTTTACTTACTAATCTTAGATGGCCCGATCACAAGTGTCACTTTTTATTAGCTCACTATTTTCGAATTACAAGTTGCTtttttggcttttttttttttttttttgattggttttgaatttgaatcGGATATATACTTGTTTGAGTTTTTATTGCTCATAATAACTTGTTAGAGTATAAAATATGAATTTAGAAGTAAAATGTGATACATGGTAAGAAGTAGTGGGACTCGTCTCAATACCAATTAGTAATGAGTGAATTAATTCATGCTATTATATATTGATCAA
It includes:
- the LOC133822127 gene encoding uncharacterized protein LOC133822127 translates to MGSEAPKGVVVHVTGFKKFQGVPENPTEIIVNNLKDFVESRGLSAGVTLGSCTVLETAGDGALPFLLNTMESAVSKDNKQVVWLHLGVDNGETKFAIEMKAVNEATFCCPDELGWSPQQVPIVSEDGGTSLARETCCSTKEIQKLLKKKGYDVTISDDAGRFVCNYVYYHSLRFAEQKGHKSLFVHVPLFSSINEETQMGFVVNLLEAIAATC
- the LOC133822123 gene encoding pentatricopeptide repeat-containing protein At4g33990 codes for the protein MLLSFVRKITTFGPKYGTARVLATSSSLSLESYCQVNDNDKVYSKNRAIDSFFKTGDLDSALEVFDETPLYDVVSYNLIISGYRRYGLLKESFGFYTEMVSRGIRESASTFSSVLGVCTDAGFYAEGGQVHCRAVLMGFGLNLFVGSSLINFYLQMGQENVALEMFDELPERNLETWNLVLRGLCEVGRVEKMLGLYFRMKWAGVQCNGLTFSYLIRGCCNGGSFVDEGKQLHCHAIKLGWVELNVFVANALVDLYSDWENLIDARKAFEDIPLKDVISWNSMVWVYANNGLLLDSIKVFSGMQFWGNRPSIRSLVGLLNSASGTKNIGFGKQIHSYAMKLGFDSRSAHIQSALINMYGKCGDIERSVAIYENVKERTLECCNSLMTSLMHCGCTGDVVEMFGLMVDEGIGTDEVTLSTTLKALSVSVLTSLASFKMVHCCAVKLGLESDLAVSCSLIDAYSKCGHINYSRMVFEQLQTPSTICFTSIINGYAQNGMGSEGLNLFQAMIHKGLKPDKVTFLCALAGCNHSGLVKEGKMLFDSMKTSYGICPDRQHYSCMVDLLGRAGLLDEAEELLIKAQGNENSMMWSSFLRSCRVHKNEKMGRRAAKVLMELEPENPAICLQVSNFYSEVGEFSTSMEIRELAMARKVTREIGHSLIETRNPSSKLQS